The following are encoded together in the Microcaecilia unicolor chromosome 12, aMicUni1.1, whole genome shotgun sequence genome:
- the LOC115482153 gene encoding transmembrane protein 45B-like, with protein MANFKGHALPGSFFLMFGLWWSVKYPLKYLSGKMKANCRTSLFYQRLEFVEGLMKAIFSLVGILAEQFVPDGPHMRLINGEDHSWVKLMNWQHSTMYLFYGLSGVVDVLTYFPLKIPVGLDRLSLSLAVFVEGFLFYFHVHNRPQLDQHIHALLLIAIFGGAFSIFLEVFMRDHVVLEFFRTSLTILQGTWFWQIGFVLFPPSGGPEWNQEDHSNIMFITMCFCWHYAIALILMTINYSLVYCFVKRQRWNNCEMDIGIRKLNSDKDSKAALLAGSEEE; from the exons ATGGCAAATTTCAAAGGCCACGCACTTCCGGGCAGCTTCTTCTTGATGTTTGGGCTTTGGTGGTCAGTGAAATACCCACTAAAATACCTGAGCGGGAAGATGAAGGCCAATTGTCGAACAAGCTTGTTTTACCAACGACTGGAGTTTGTAGAGGGCCTGATGAAAGCCATCTTTTCCCTAGTAG GAATATTGGCAGAGCAATTTGTTCCCGATGGCCCTCACATGCGTCTCATTAATGGGGAGGATCACAGCTGGGTAAAACTGATGAATTGGCAACACTCCACCATGTACTTGTTCTATGGACTCTCAGGTGTGGTGGATGTGCTCACATACTTCCCACTCAAAATACCTGTAGGACTGGAtcgtctgtctctgtcccttgctGTATTTGTTGAAG GATTTCTCTTCTATTTTCATGTCCATAATCGCCCTCAACTGGACCAGCATATCCATGCACTGCTTCTCATTGCGATATTTGGTGGGGCGTTCAGCATCTTTCTGGAGGTATTCATGAGGGACCATGTTGTCTTGGAGTTCTTCCGTACCAGCCTCACCATCCTCCAGGGAACCTGGTTCTGGCAG ATTGGGTTTGTGCTGTTTCCACCCTCAGGAGGACCAGAGTGGAACCAAGAGGACCATAGCAACATCATGTTCATCACCATGTGTTTCTGCTGGCATTATGCGATTGCCCTGATCTTAATGACCATCAACTACTCTTTAGTCTATTG CTTTGTAAAGAGGCAAAGGTGGAACAACTGTGAAATGGATATTGGGATTCGGAAGTTAAATTCAGATAAGGATTCCAAAGCCGCCCTCCTGGCTGGGTCAGAAGAAGAGTAA